Proteins encoded together in one Carya illinoinensis cultivar Pawnee chromosome 3, C.illinoinensisPawnee_v1, whole genome shotgun sequence window:
- the LOC122303279 gene encoding myb-related protein 306-like, which translates to MGRPPCCDKEGVKKGPWTPEEDILLVSYIHEHGPGNWRAVPTNTGLLRCSKSCRLRWTNYLRPGIKRGNFTDQEEKIIIHLQTLLGNRWAAIASYLPQRTDNDIKNYWNTHLKKKLKKFQTGPEEHTRDGFSASQPMPRGQWERRLQTDIHMAKQALRDALSQEKQSYLSELKSSNDYCSNAIPAQSSSTYASSTENIARLLKGWMRNPQNPSQTNSAMTQNSLNRMSGTDSVSSEGTPSKANDKDQHIPCEAFDSLFGFESFDSSHSDTSTQSMSPEASLFQDESKPDSGDLLPLSLLEKWLFDEGANQGKDFLSDITLDDSTANLF; encoded by the exons ATGGGCAGGCCTCCTTGTTGTGATAAAGAGGGGGTCAAGAAAGGACCATGGACTCCTGAAGAAGATATCTTGTTGGTCTCCTATATTCATGAACATGGTCCTGGAAATTGGAGGGCTGTTCCTACCAATACAG GGTTGCTAAGATGTAGTAAGAGTTGCAGACTTAGATGGACTAATTACCTCAGGCCAGGGATCAAACGCGGCAACTTTACAGACCAGGAGGAGAAGATCATAATCCACCTTCAAACCCTGTTGGGCAACAG ATGGGCTGCCATAGCTTCGTACCTCCCACAGAGAACAGATAATGACATTAAAAACTATTGGAACACCCATTTAAAGAAGAAGCTTAAAAAGTTTCAAACAGGCCCAGAAGAACACACCAGAGATGGTTTTTCAGCTTCGCAGCCAATGCCCCGAGGTCAGTGGGAGAGAAGGCTCCAAACTGACATCCACATGGCCAAGCAAGCTCTCCGTGACGCCCTATCCCAGGAGAAACAAAGCTACTTGTCCGAATTGAAGTCCTCCAATGACTACTGCTCTAATGCAATACCAGCTCAATCATCAAGTACCTATGCATCAAGCACAGAGAACATAGCCCGGCTGCTAAAAGGTTGGATGAGAAATCCACAAAATCCATCTCAAACAAACTCGGCGATGACTCAAAATTCCTTAAACAGAATGAGTGGAACTGATTCTGTATCCAGTGAGGGAACTCCAAGTAAGGCAAACGACAAGGACCAGCATATACCATGCGAGGCGTTTGATTCGCTTTTTGGTTTCGAGTCTTTCGACTCTTCACATTCTGATACGTCGACACAGTCGATGTCACCTGAGGCAAGCCTTTTCCAAGATGAAAGCAAGCCGGATTCGGGTGATCTACTGCCGTTGTCATTGCTTGAGAAGTGGTTGTTTGATGAAGGTGCTAATCAAGGGAAAGATTTCCTTAGCGATATCACATTAGATGACAGTACTGCTAATCTTTTCTGA
- the LOC122302463 gene encoding uncharacterized protein LOC122302463 isoform X1, whose product MDSVKRVFYIKIVLFAGLLLASVSRLWLPLVGYLNRVFLRHKKGASSGILSQENNHTNSKCIEPETESEVSYSESFRHGDSGYTNIASETSDYSSIGSQENVRIDSNDTEPEGEAEPGYSEVLSGEDVGHDVLDEIDSETPKFEFKFRFPTYEEISRFNVGSADSVSLESTAPSTSTSKYEFFSGKSFSHFLEEPEAVSFTVKELYIESNNHSIESIPNIEKDSMQQNSLKEAVHEKASETSEVPEKLGGRTSVEDTHSGGGQLEEPENDFSGEENVVDDKFLSEKDFIASDSDLEDSVCSSSLMSQFGASTSDLFLSEKDFEGTNEGVDVELTEEDLESEDRDSQNLDIGYEPEDFDGEDSDILEELQKLEESDMPKSDRQNSEKFYKDGFHGDRNSKDEDFGGNDEKQMDGKPNSKDSSEWDSEDSNELESLWEHQDLIEQLKMELKKVRATGLPTILEESECPKMIEDLKPWKIDEKFQHADRIGEVHKFYKSYRERMRKFDILNYQKMYAIGVLRSKDGHDHSFSSRKSSAPGITSLLSQTFRLSKHKKSELDPTMKFIRDLRCDLEVVYVGQLCLSWEILHWQYEKALELWDSDPYGLHPYNEVAGEFQQFQVLLQRFIENEPFQGPRVENYVKNRCVMRNLLQVPVIRGDKKKERRGKDDGANAITIDIVIEILEESMRIIWKFIRADKDASTVLILPCRRDSRGVDQLQDPADSRLLMEVRTDIQKKEKKLRDMLKSGNCILKKFQKNEEDNIDHHYFFCQVDMKLVSRVLNMARITTDQLLWCRSKLNQIRFVNRKMQVEPSILLFPC is encoded by the exons ATGGATTCTGTGAAAAGAGTTTTCTATATAAAGATAGTTCTCTTTGCTGGCCTTCTCTTGGCCTCTGTTTCCAGACTTTGGCTCCCTCTGGTCGGTTACCTAAACAGAGTCTTCCTCAG acaTAAAAAAGGTGCGAGTTCTGGGATTCTTTCACAAGAAAACAATCACACTAATTCCAAATGTATTGAGCCAGAAACAGAGTCTGAGGTATCATATTCAGAAAGTTTTAGACATGGGGATTCAGGGTACACTAATATTGCATCAGAAACTTCAGATTATTCTAGCATTGGGTCCCAAGAAAACGTTCGAATCGATTCCAATGATACTGAACCAGAAGGAGAGGCTGAACCGGGGTATTCTGAAGTTCTTTCTGGCGAGGACGTGGGGCACGATGTTTTGGATGAAATAGATTCAGAAACGCCAAAGTTCGAGTTCAAATTCCGGTTTCCAACTTATGAAGAAATCAGTAGATTTAATGTAGGGAGTGCTGATTCTGTTAGCTTGGAGAGTACCGCTCCCTCTACGAGCACTAGTAAGTATGAGTTCTTCTCTGGGAAAAGTTTTAGCCACTTCTTGGAGGAACCAGAAGCTGTAAGCTTTACAGTCAAAGAGTTATATATTGAATCCAATAATCATTCGATTGAAAGTATCCCAAATATCGAAAAAGATTCTATGCAGCAAAATTCTTTAAAAGAAGCTGTTCATGAAAAAGCTTCTGAGACCTCTGAGGTGCCAGAGAAGCTAGGGGGTAGGACGTCGGTTGAAGATACTCATTCTGGGGGAGGACAATTGGAGGAGCCGGAGAATGACTTTTCGGGTGAAGAAAATGTGGTCGATGATAAGTTTCTTTCCGAAAAGGATTTCATTGCTTCAGATTCTGACTTGGAGGATTCTGTTTGCTCAAGTTCATTAATGAGTCAATTTGGGGCTTCGACCAGCGATTTATTTTTGTCAGAGAAGGATTTCGAGGGTACAAATGAAGGAGTGGATGTAGAATTAACTGAGGAGGACTTGGAGTCGGAGGACAGAGATTCGCAGAACTTGGATATTGGTTATGAGCCAGAAGATTTTGATGGTGAAGATAGTGATATTCTGGAAGAACTTCAAAAGCTGGAAGAGTCTGATATGCCGAAATCAGATCGTCAAAACTCAGAGAAGTTTTACAAGGATGGTTTTCATGGTGACAGAAACTCTAAAGACGAAGACTTTGGTggaaatgatgaaaaacaaatgGACGGAAAACCCAATTCAAAGGATTCATCGGAGTGGGATTCTGAGGATTCAAATGAATTGGAATCGTTGTGGGAACATCAAGATTTGATAGAGCAGCTGAAGATGGAGCTGAAAAAGGTCAGAGCCACAGGCCTGCCCACCATTCTTGAGGAATCTGAGTGTCCCAAGATGATTGAAGATTTGAAGCCTTGGAAAATTGACGAGAAGTTTCAACATGCCGATCGAATTGGTGAGGTTCACAAGTTCTACAAGAGTTACAGAGAACGAATGCGGAAATTCGATATCTTGAATTACCAGAAGATGTACGCGATAG GTGTTCTGAGGTCAAAGGACGGACATGATCATTCGTTTTCAAGCCGCAAATCATCTGCGCCGGGGATCACATCCCTTCTTTCTCAAACCTTTCGGCTTAGCAAGCATAAAAAGTCTGAACTTGACCCCACGATGAAGTTTATTAGAGACTTGCGTTGTGATTTGGAAGTGGTCTATGTTGGGCAGTTGTGCCTTTCTTGGGAAATCCTTCACTGGCAATACGAGAAGGCTTTAGAGTTATGGGACTCTGACCCGTACGGACTGCATCCATATAACGAAGTTGCAGGTGAATTTCAACAGTTTCAAGTCCTCTTGCAAAGATTTATAGAAAACGAACCTTTTCAAGGACCAAGGGTTGAGAATTATGTCAAGAATCGATGTGTTATGCGTAATCTTCTTCAAGTGCCAGTGATAAGAG gggacaaaaagaaagaaagaagaggaaaagacgATGGCGCAAATGCAATCACGATTGATATTGTGATAGAGATCTTGGAAGAATCGATGAGAATAATTTGGAAATTCATCCGAGCTGATAAAGACGCAAGCACCGTGCTGATTCTACCGTGCAGAAGGGATAGTCGCGGGGTTGATCAACTCCAAGACCCAGCAGATTCAAGGCTTTTGATGGAAGTCCGAACAGATATTCAAAAG AAAGAGAAGAAACTTAGAGACATGTTGAAGAGTGGAAACTGCATATTAAAGAAGTtccaaaagaatgaagaagacaACATAGACCACCATTATTTCTTCTGCCAAGTGGATATGAAACTAGTGTCGAGGgtcttaaacatggctagaatAACAACAGACCAACTACTTTGGTGTCGCAGTAAATTAAATCAGATTAGATTTGTGAATCGAAAGATGCAAGTAGAACCTTCAATCTTGCTTTTTCCATGTTGA
- the LOC122302463 gene encoding uncharacterized protein LOC122302463 isoform X2, producing the protein MDSVKRVFYIKIVLFAGLLLASVSRLWLPLVGYLNRVFLRHKKGASSGILSQENNHTNSKCIEPETESEVSYSESFRHGDSGYTNIASETSDYSSIGSQENVRIDSNDTEPEGEAEPGYSEVLSGEDVGHDVLDEIDSETPKFEFKFRFPTYEEISRFNVGSADSVSLESTAPSTSTSKYEFFSGKSFSHFLEEPEAVSFTVKELYIESNNHSIESIPNIEKDSMQQNSLKEAVHEKASETSEVPEKLGGRTSVEDTHSGGGQLEEPENDFSGEENVVDDKFLSEKDFIASDSDLEDSVCSSSLMSQFGASTSDLFLSEKDFEGTNEGVDVELTEEDLESEDRDSQNLDIGYEPEDFDGEDSDILEELQKLEESDMPKSDRQNSEKFYKDGFHGDRNSKDEDFGGNDEKQMDGKPNSKDSSEWDSEDSNELESLWEHQDLIEQLKMELKKVRATGLPTILEESECPKMIEDLKPWKIDEKFQHADRIGEVHKFYKSYRERMRKFDILNYQKMYAIGVLRSKDGHDHSFSSRKSSAPGITSLLSQTFRLSKHKKSELDPTMKFIRDLRCDLEVVYVGQLCLSWEILHWQYEKALELWDSDPYGLHPYNEVAGEFQQFQVLLQRFIENEPFQGPRVENYVKNRCVMRNLLQVPVIRVQPRPKIINLQGTKRKKEEEKTMAQMQSRLIL; encoded by the exons ATGGATTCTGTGAAAAGAGTTTTCTATATAAAGATAGTTCTCTTTGCTGGCCTTCTCTTGGCCTCTGTTTCCAGACTTTGGCTCCCTCTGGTCGGTTACCTAAACAGAGTCTTCCTCAG acaTAAAAAAGGTGCGAGTTCTGGGATTCTTTCACAAGAAAACAATCACACTAATTCCAAATGTATTGAGCCAGAAACAGAGTCTGAGGTATCATATTCAGAAAGTTTTAGACATGGGGATTCAGGGTACACTAATATTGCATCAGAAACTTCAGATTATTCTAGCATTGGGTCCCAAGAAAACGTTCGAATCGATTCCAATGATACTGAACCAGAAGGAGAGGCTGAACCGGGGTATTCTGAAGTTCTTTCTGGCGAGGACGTGGGGCACGATGTTTTGGATGAAATAGATTCAGAAACGCCAAAGTTCGAGTTCAAATTCCGGTTTCCAACTTATGAAGAAATCAGTAGATTTAATGTAGGGAGTGCTGATTCTGTTAGCTTGGAGAGTACCGCTCCCTCTACGAGCACTAGTAAGTATGAGTTCTTCTCTGGGAAAAGTTTTAGCCACTTCTTGGAGGAACCAGAAGCTGTAAGCTTTACAGTCAAAGAGTTATATATTGAATCCAATAATCATTCGATTGAAAGTATCCCAAATATCGAAAAAGATTCTATGCAGCAAAATTCTTTAAAAGAAGCTGTTCATGAAAAAGCTTCTGAGACCTCTGAGGTGCCAGAGAAGCTAGGGGGTAGGACGTCGGTTGAAGATACTCATTCTGGGGGAGGACAATTGGAGGAGCCGGAGAATGACTTTTCGGGTGAAGAAAATGTGGTCGATGATAAGTTTCTTTCCGAAAAGGATTTCATTGCTTCAGATTCTGACTTGGAGGATTCTGTTTGCTCAAGTTCATTAATGAGTCAATTTGGGGCTTCGACCAGCGATTTATTTTTGTCAGAGAAGGATTTCGAGGGTACAAATGAAGGAGTGGATGTAGAATTAACTGAGGAGGACTTGGAGTCGGAGGACAGAGATTCGCAGAACTTGGATATTGGTTATGAGCCAGAAGATTTTGATGGTGAAGATAGTGATATTCTGGAAGAACTTCAAAAGCTGGAAGAGTCTGATATGCCGAAATCAGATCGTCAAAACTCAGAGAAGTTTTACAAGGATGGTTTTCATGGTGACAGAAACTCTAAAGACGAAGACTTTGGTggaaatgatgaaaaacaaatgGACGGAAAACCCAATTCAAAGGATTCATCGGAGTGGGATTCTGAGGATTCAAATGAATTGGAATCGTTGTGGGAACATCAAGATTTGATAGAGCAGCTGAAGATGGAGCTGAAAAAGGTCAGAGCCACAGGCCTGCCCACCATTCTTGAGGAATCTGAGTGTCCCAAGATGATTGAAGATTTGAAGCCTTGGAAAATTGACGAGAAGTTTCAACATGCCGATCGAATTGGTGAGGTTCACAAGTTCTACAAGAGTTACAGAGAACGAATGCGGAAATTCGATATCTTGAATTACCAGAAGATGTACGCGATAG GTGTTCTGAGGTCAAAGGACGGACATGATCATTCGTTTTCAAGCCGCAAATCATCTGCGCCGGGGATCACATCCCTTCTTTCTCAAACCTTTCGGCTTAGCAAGCATAAAAAGTCTGAACTTGACCCCACGATGAAGTTTATTAGAGACTTGCGTTGTGATTTGGAAGTGGTCTATGTTGGGCAGTTGTGCCTTTCTTGGGAAATCCTTCACTGGCAATACGAGAAGGCTTTAGAGTTATGGGACTCTGACCCGTACGGACTGCATCCATATAACGAAGTTGCAGGTGAATTTCAACAGTTTCAAGTCCTCTTGCAAAGATTTATAGAAAACGAACCTTTTCAAGGACCAAGGGTTGAGAATTATGTCAAGAATCGATGTGTTATGCGTAATCTTCTTCAAGTGCCAGTGATAAGAG TTCAACCCCGGccaaaaattataaacttgcaggggacaaaaagaaagaaagaagaggaaaagacgATGGCGCAAATGCAATCACGATTGATATTGTGA